A region from the Chelmon rostratus isolate fCheRos1 chromosome 6, fCheRos1.pri, whole genome shotgun sequence genome encodes:
- the LOC121608301 gene encoding hyaluronidase-5-like: MISPQCAVWKAGSWTSRADHGFKMNKIKQHFVIFIAMLALPCTVQALPRTDPPILPSHPFLFMWNAPTELCDVRFGMPLDLSCFHLVSSTLRTATNQSISIFYTDRFGIFPYVDEDTGEMYDEGLPQLIDLQEHHELAEDDIEYYIPADQPGLAVLDFEEWRPQWVRNWGSKDIYRQISIETVLKKNASLSDDEAEDRAKIAFERAAKRYFLRSIRIGKRLRAKRLWGYYLYPDCYNYDYNQDMAGFTGECPAIEKDRNDELLWLWRESTALFPSIYLELVLKDSRQARLYVRHRIQEAMRVSTLPDSSYSIPVYAYIRPVYKDSTDDYMSEFDLVNTIGEAAALGAAGVVSWGDMNVTDTEDSCFDARHHLEQIMNPYILNVSTATRLCSEALCQGRGRCVRKRWDDDVFLHLDSRRYRIQRQRRGGPLAVSGGLSQDDINWFDRSFDCMCYSEEPCRSVLTLNIIHEAVGTTRNRGAERPAGALLVMMLLCMKYVLT; encoded by the exons ATGATTTCACCACAGTGTGCCGTTTGGAAGGCGGGAAGCTGGACCTCCAGAGCAG ATCACGgtttcaaaatgaataaaatcaaacagcatTTCGTCATCTTCATCGCCATGTTAGCCCTGCCGTGCACCGTCCAGGCCTTACCGAGGACAGACCCTCCCATCCTTCCCAGCCACCCCTTCCTGTTCATGTGGAACGCCCCAACTGAGCTGTGCGACGTCCGCTTCGGCATGCCGCTCGACCTCTCGTGCTTCCACTTGGTCAGCAGCACGTTGAGAACGGCAACCAACCAGAGCATCTCCATATTCTACACCGACCGCTTCGGCATCTTCCCCTACGTGGACGAAGACACCGGCGAGATGTACGACGAGGGCCTGCCGCAGCTGATAGACCTGCAGGAGCACCACGAGCTAGCCGAGGACGACATCGAGTACTACATCCCCGCCGACCAGCCGGGCCTCGCCGTGCTCGACTTTGAGGAGTGGAGGCCGCAGTGGGTCCGAAACTGGGGCAGCAAAGACATCTATCGCCAGATTTCTATTGAGACGGTCCTGAAGAAGAACGCCTCGTTGTCCGACGATGAGGCCGAGGACCGAGCGAAGATCGCGTTCGAGCGTGCGGCCAAGAGGTACTTTCTCCGATCCATCCGCATCGGGAAGAGGCTGAGGGCCAAAAGGCTCTGGGGTTACTACCTGTACCCCGACTGCTACAACTACGACTACAACCAGGACATGGCGGGTTTCACCGGAGAGTGTCCCGCCATCGAGAAGGACAGGAACGACgagctgctgtggctctggagggagtCCACGGCACTCTTTCCATCCATCTACCTGGAGCTGGTGCTCAAAGACTCCCGGCAGGCCAGGCTATATGTCCGGCATCGCATCCAGGAGGCCATGAGGGTGTCGACGCTCCCCGACAGCTCCTACTCCATCCCTGTCTACGCCTACATCCGCCCTGTGTACAAGGACAGCACTGACGACTAcatgtcagag ttcgACCTGGTGAACACCATCGGGGAAGCTGCCGCTCTCGGCGCTGCCGGCGTTGTTTCCTGGGGAGACATGAacgtcacagacacagag GACTCGTGCTTTGATGCTCGACACCACCTGGAGCAAATCATGAACCCATACATCCTGAACGTCTCCACGGCAACGCGACTCTGCAGCGAGGCTCTCTGCCAGGGCCGAGGACGCTGCGTGAGGAAGCGCTGGGACGACGACGTCTTCCTTCACCTGGACTCCAGGCGTTACCGGATCCAGCGGCAGCGCCGCGGCGGCCCGCTGGCTGTGAGCGGCGGCCTCTCGCAGGATGACATCAACTGGTTCGACCGCAGCTTCGACTGCATGTGCTACAGCGAGGAGCCGTGCAGGTCGGTCCTGACGCTCAACATCATCCACGAGGCCGTCGGCACCACGAGGAACCGAGGTGCTGAGAGGCCCGCCGGCGCCCTGCTGGTGATGATGCTACTGTGTATGAAGTACGTTCTGACGTGA
- the gpr37a gene encoding prosaposin receptor GPR37, with amino-acid sequence MLLPFSRLLCLWLCSEAVAGQTHWKKTKTTFSPHYESTAAERNAHSRRWRTVIGEDNEGTQASWLDTVNPSSSKRLGTQILRHAVRKSDAQNGAGRIRPVPGDETLRTDVNRAGEPWSGGCSPGEVLKQTPYGRACSLRRTGHRRRRRRSAKPSRTKRSEPLQDGAAAALEALPAAMAQEQEAGPPLGLNNSDYEEEYSVPDFPDSTPFVPVDTRTRRKQVKNPFYPVTAESYGAYAVMITAAVIFSVGIIGNVSVMCIVCHNYYMRSISNSLLANLALWDFVIIFFCLPLVVFHELTKNWLLGEFSCRIIPYLEVASLGVTTFTLCALCIDRFRAATNVQMYYEMIENWASTAAKLAVIWVGALLLALPELLIRQLVTEDGDPPDVTPCERCVVRISTDLPDTLYVLGLTYDGARLWWYFGCYFCLPTLFTICSSLVTARKIRHVERACVRGSKKQIQLESQMNCAVVALAILYGFCIIPENICNIISVYMAAGIPARTLDILHLVSQLLLFCKSAGTPVLLFCLCQPFTRAFLDCCCCCCDECGPTRSPAAAASDVDNECTTTELELSPFSTIRREASTSAAYTAVGTHC; translated from the exons ATGCTGCTTCCATTCTCGaggttgctgtgtttgtggctgtgcaGCGAGGCCGTCGCGGGTCAGACCcactggaagaaaacaaagacgaCTTTCAGTCCTCATTATGAATCCACCGCCGCTGAAAGGAATGCGCACAGCCGGAGATGGCGTACAGTCATCGGGGAGGACAATGAAGGGACACAGGCCTCGTGGCTGGATACTGTAAACCCGTCATCCTCTAAGCGGCTTGGGACACAGATACTCCGGCATGCTGTGCGTAAAAGCGATGCGCAAAATGGAGCGGGACGCATCCGACCTGTACCCGGAGACGAAACTTTGCGCACGGATGTAAACAGGGCTGGTGAGCCGTGGAGTGGTGGATGCAGTCCGGGAGAAGTGCTGAAACAAACCCCGTATGGACGCGCCTGTAGCCTCAGGAGGACCGGACACAGACGGCGGCGGAGACGGAGCGCAAAGCCCAGCAGGACGAAGCGGAGCGAGCCGCTGCAGGACGGAGCCGCGGCCGCGTTGGAGGCTCTGCCCGCGGCCATGGCGCAGGAACAAGAGGCCGGACCCCCCTTAGGACTCAACAACAGTGACTATGAGGAGGAGTACTCTGTGCCGGACTTTCCTGATAGCACGCCGTTCGTGCCGGTGGACACGCGGACCAGACGGAAGCAGGTGAAGAACCCGTTCTATCCGGTCACCGCGGAGTCGTACGGAGCGTACGCCGTCATGATCACCGCCGCCGTCATCTTCAGTGTCGGGATCATCGGGAACGTGTCGGTCATGTGCATCGTGTGTCACAACTACTACATGAGGAGCATCTCCAACTCGCTGCTGGCCAACCTCGCGCTCTGGGATTTCgtcatcatcttcttctgcCTGCCGCTCGTGGTGTTCCACGAGCTCACCAAGAACTGGCTGCTGGGGGAGTTCTCGTGCAGGATCATCCCCTACCTGGAG GTGGCTTCTCTCGGGGTCACGACCTTCACGCTGTGCGCTCTGTGCATCGACCGTTTTCGCGCCGCCACCAACGTGCAGATGTACTACGAGATGATCGAGAACTGGGCGTCCACCGCGGCCAAGCTGGCCGTCATCTGGGTGGGCGCTCTGCTGCTGGCGCTGCCCGAGCTGCTCATCCGGCAGCTGGTCACCGAGGACGGCGACCCGCCCGATGTGACGCCGTGCGAGCGCTGCGTGGTCCGGATCTCTACCGACCTCCCGGACACCCTGTACGTGCTGGGACTCACCTACGACGGCGCGCGCCTCTGGTGGTACTTCGGCTGCTACTTCTGCCTGCCGACGCTCTTCACCATTTGCAGCTCGCTGGTCACGGCCCGCAAGATCCGCCACGTGGAGCGGGCCTGCGTCCGCGGCAGCAAGAAGCAGATCCAGCTGGAGAGCCAGATGAACTGCGCCGTGGTGGCGCTGGCCATCCTCTACGGCTTTTGCATCATCCCAGAGAACATCTGCAACATCATCAGCGTGTACATGGCGGCCGGCATTCCCGCCAGAACGCTGGACATCCTGCACCTGgtcagccagctgctgctcttctgCAAGTCCGCAGGGACGCCGGTGCTGCTGTTCTGCCTCTGCCAGCCGTTCACCAGAGCCTTcctggactgctgctgctgctgctgcgatgAGTGCGGCCCGACACGCTcccccgccgccgccgccagcGACGTGGACAACGAGTGCACCACCACCGAGCTGGAGCTGTCGCCGTTCAGCACCATCCGCAGGGAGGCGTCCACCTCCGCGGCCTACACCGCCGTGGGCACACActgctga